The genomic segment ATTAGTACAGGCATCAAAGGGCTcaataacatataaaatatggACTTCGATGAGTTTGCAGACTATAGCTACAGTTTAATAGCTATAGTACACTTTACCTCAAAACGGCGTCCCTGTACAAACGGGAAGCCACCTTCCCGTTCCTCTGGCCCCCAACATCCACCCAGGTTGGAGTTTCTGACAATTGTTTGCTCATGAAATCGAGGATTGAAGTGAAAAACGACATCTGGACCTTTGATAAAATCAACTGAGaacctgcaagaaaaaaaaaatcaggcctGAGTGCTCCTGACAAATAATCCTTCTTCCACTGTGCTATATACTAATAAAAGataaacagtaataataattagaaaatGAGTTGTTCATACCTGTCTCCGCCAGGAACGGGCTCCCCGTCTATTGTGATTAAAAGTTGTGGCATTATTCCAGCATGAAGTGGGAGATCATGCGGCACCATCTGAAAGAAATATTTAGACttaaattcacaaaaatacatttaccaTGCTCTGTTAAGTTAAAAAGGCAGAATGACAAATTATGActtgctgtttttattaagCAAAAGTATACAAGTGTAAACAGTGATTACCATGTTAATATCCCCGGTGGCACATGCAGAAGTGTTCACATTTCATCACTAATACTCTCAACTTGATGGAATACAGCAAAGTATTTACCGTAATAATAGTGAGGATATTTTTAGTTAAACATTATTCAAAGCTATGACCCTGCCCACATTCCTAGTGCAACACCCCAATGAGTCACAATCTCCTCCACGTACTTCAGCACTTACGCAATTCACAATGACCAGTCAAGAAAAAGTCCAAGAAAGTAACAAGAgtattgaacattttttactaCAAGTCATCAACTTTACAAACTGACGTCtgagcaaaatgacaaaaaagaccttTAGTAAAATCATGTACAAAAGCGACAAATTGGTGTAGAAATACTGATGAGcatacacattttaattaaactgtGATTTGAGAATAAAGGTGTCTTAATACATTAAACATGAGTTCTGTGTGGAAGTGTAATTTTAAACCCTATTGCACTTAattaaaacaatacattccCCATGCAATTTGAACACAACCCCTAATTGTATACTGTGTATAAAGTCCATGCTACATTTACATGTAGCCTAATCAAACCATAAGTTGATTCTGGAAGTGATGTCCTTGTCCGACTGAAAAGTTGAGTTCATTGCTTTCATTTATATGGTGGATAATATCTGGGCTGAAAGACAAGAATAGATTTTTTGATAACTACTTTTGAATATTTGCTGATTCTGGtttatgttttgctttttaCCTCAGCAGAgccaaagaaacagaaaaaaaaatccaaatgaaGCCCTGTAACATCCTGCACTTAATCccaacaagaagaagaagacaggaaACCAGCAAAAGTGTTAGACagacaccacaacacaccagtcACACTGAATATTCTACAACCCTGATTTCAACAACGTTGACACGccatctaaaatgtaaataaaaactgaatttttgcATTGTTTGTGACATTTATTCAATCTGAAACTGTTAAAAGAGTGTATTTATTATGTTCAGACAGAAAAACTATTGTTTTTGGGATATACACAatctgatgcattctgtttatatttacatttcacagAGCGTCCACACTTTTATGACATCAAGGTTGTAGAAGAAACCTGTACTAGAGTGTAGAGTGTGAGTGTAGATAGTTAATGGTTATAATTTCCCACCCTGAATCCCAAACACTGTCACCCCCAAAGAGATGCTGCACTGTACACAAGCACAAGAACACACCAGCCAAGAAATGCAACAAGCAAGCTTAATGTTAATAGTAAACGGTGTTCGTACTCACCAGCATGCCTCCTGGAGCGGCAGGCCCACCGTATGGACCCATAGGCCCAGGACCAGGACCAAAGGGACCAGGAGCAGGAGGGAAGCCTCCTCCCGCAGGTGGTCCCCATGAACCAGTGGGTATTGGGGGAAAGCCTCCAGCAGAGTAAGCAGGGAAAGCGCCGGGGCCAGCTGGAGGGGGGAATGCACCTGGACCACCTGGCCCGTACATCCCATTGCCTCCTCCTGGCTGACTCCCTGGGAAAGGCACATTTGGATAAGGCCCAGGGGGAGCTCCAGGGCCAGAAGCAAATGGTCCAGTTGGGTAAGGAACAGGGCCTCCAGGTAGCTGTCCTGGAGCTCCTTCAGGTGGGTACTGCCCGGGGAACTGCCCGGGGTATTGCCCAGGAGCTCCAGGGCTAGAGGGGAACTGCCCTGGAGCTCCTGGTGCAGGGTATTGTCCAGGTATCCCAGGACCAGGGGGGAACCCACCAGGTGCTGAAGGAGGTCCTGGGTATTGCCCTGGTGCCCCAGGACCTGATTGAAATGGGAATTGCCCTGGTGCCCCTGGGCCGGATGAGCCGCCAGCGAAGTCAGCCGGAGCTGAGGGCTGGGTGGGGGCTCCTGGGGCTGAACCAGGCCATCCTGGATTTGCAGCAGGTTGAGGGTTGCTGGCGGGGGCAGACGGGTTACTGTTCTTTGTAGGATTTGTCTGGCTTGGTATGTCGTCTCCTAAGGCATCTGCCAGCTAAAgtagaagagaaggagaaagtgaATTTGCCTgtatgcaattaaaaaaatctgttgaacAACTGTGTAATCCTTTGAACTCACCGATAAATCCATgatctaaaagaaaaacacaagataaGACACAACTTTTATTAGGAAGTtacaacaacatattttaagcGGCTGTCAAACACAGTGGGGTTGGTCGCACAGAGGCTCTGAGTAATAGCAGAGTAAATGTTTCCATCCCCGGCTGGTGATCAACAAAATCCATTTGGGCAGAGCCATAATATGTTGACCAAACTTAAATATCATGACGACAAGCTAAACAGACGCTACTCTGACTTTAGCTGCACTAACGGgaatatagtttaatttaaatatctAGTTATCTGATGTTACATAGTTGGCTACCGACCTAGCTAACAGCAGCTAACTGTTAGTTAACGTTTACATGGTTAGctcgtttgtttattttagctCCTCGTTGTTAAAAGAgaataagtaaaagtaaaaactgGTTTCTTAACGCTACCTCGCCAGAAGATGAACACCTCTCAGATGATGTGTGGGCAACAGTGATGATTTATCCAGCTGTGGAAGCCAGTTAGCCAGCTAATTTAGCCTTCCGATGCATAAAACTACAAGCTAACGTCTCACAACTACAACTCTCAGCGAGGAAGGGCGAGCACGCGCTTCGGTGATGACGTATTCTAAACGGGTGGGCGCGTTCCGGAGAGCACGTCCACCCACCAGACGCACCCGccctaaaaactaaaacatgttatgtaaaagtattttgaaaaaataaatataaaatacacacaattaaaaaagaaagacaaaggaCCTTTACATCCAAAccaaaatgaacatttattatatcgtcacactgttaaaataatcgcctcactatttttttcaagttttgcaggaaacacaaaaaacttcactaaaagtgtaacatatgacatttattgaccaTTTCACTCAAACAGGATGTAACAAAAGATGGCTACTGGCAtggtaataacactgtgtgtaaattatgtaacttatgagaaataaatgactaaggcaatttttttaacatgcctttgtgacttaagcaagatacggtaacactttattttgaaggtgtgtacataagagtcacacaagcctgtcagaaacatgacatgacaagtatcatgagcattaatgttacttcaaagtgtcattaatgttcatgagacatcccatgtcatgtttatgacccgctcatgtcactcttatgtaggtagacaccttcaaaataaagtgttaccatatcttgcttaagtcacaaaggcatcttcaaaaaattgcctaagtcacattttattttgacttggcaataaatccgcttaagtcacacttgacataggccattatcttaaaggggtaaaatcacatgatctgatcaactgaggatgtaggtgattttaccataggtggccggcgtcacgaggagatgatttaggcaaaaaaacaaaaacaattttgacaaaaaatgactttggcgattattttaacagtgtgatgatattttgtaaataaattcataatatgatttttatttacacCTTAGTTAGGTCTAACTTCATATGTGGCCCCTGTGCAGCGGCGGAgtgtaattaaatacatttactcaagtattgtacttaagtacaattttgaggtacatttACATaactccattacatttaataggcaaatattatactttttactccactagatttagctgccaactttagttacttttctggtCTGGGTTgacaatgaaaaacatgatcaatttaaaattattacacattattataaattaaaacacataacagtatataaagtaaccAAATGAACCATACTTTGACaatattaaaatgctgcttacataattgcattaataataagctgatactgttgtacttaaacttaagttttgaatgcaggacttttacttgtaatggagtaatttctTAGTGTGGTTATCGTACTttgtaagggatctgaatactttttccaccactggcccTGTGAACCCTAATGTGATAAAACAGAAATGTATCGAGGGATATGCACCATATAAACATATTATCATTAATAAACAAGGTTTGTCCAGCTGTTTAGGAGGGAAATTCAAGCACTTCAAGGTACTAGTTACTATGAACTATCTTACACCAAATACAAATATGACAACTGGATAGTTTCAATTCAAATATTAAGAAGTTTTTAGTTTACGCAAGTGATTGTACAGATGAAAACCCAGttaaaaatcaagcatttttcaaggggTATACTCAAATTCAAGTGTTTTCCTAAAATTGGAAAGATAATAGCTGAGAAAAAGCCTTTTCCAAACTTTTAAGATTTTGAATAAAAGCCTTAAAGTTTCTACAAGGAACTTTCATTTTATCTTGACtgccctgtggacaaaagcagATATATTTCCCTGCCAGACTCCCTTAAGGAAACCTCTCATTTTACTGCAGTAGGGACTGATTGTCTGCCCCGTTCAGCCCCGGTTCTGCCGTGCCTCCTTTCACTCTTTTCATCCTTCCCTTTTGTTATCAGATTAAACACTTAATCACACCACACTGCAATGAATTATAAAGCCACTATGAACAAATACCATGCATTTGAAAAGTGAATcaatgaaacatgttttaacttatttaagaatttatttttctgtacataataatacattagaACCAGTAACTTCAACACGGAATGTAATTCAAAGGTCAGTAACAACGTTTTAACTAAAttgagtttttaatttatttgaacttAAGAATAAAGTAACAGGGGTTAGTGTTCCCCCCAGCTGTCACTTAGATGTGCAAATAATCAGCATGCTCTTCATTTGGATATGGCACATTTATGTTGGACAACAAATTGCATGTTATTCAAACAACTTGTGAATTGACCTTTCATAACTGTTACTATACTAAAGGTTCAGAGAAGGTCTGTGAGTTGGGCTGGACTGGGTGAAGTTTATTTGATGATGTTGCACCTATTTCTTGGATATGGACACTGGATGAGGAAACATGGTTGACTTGATGCTCAGAAATCTGGGCACACAACAGGCCTCAGGTGTCAGTGTGTGCTGACCAGCACGAGAGATAAAAGATCTTGATTACAATCTGTTTGATCATCACCTGTAAATACATACAGAAGAACCAAATCAGATATTTCAACAACTTAAAACATCATTCTAGTAATCTAGCTAGATCCAGCAATGAATTACCTTGATTTATTTCTAAGTAGAAATAAAATATCACTGTTAtgataaaacattaatat from the Centropristis striata isolate RG_2023a ecotype Rhode Island chromosome 16, C.striata_1.0, whole genome shotgun sequence genome contains:
- the lgals3a gene encoding galectin-3 isoform X1, producing the protein MDLSLADALGDDIPSQTNPTKNSNPSAPASNPQPAANPGWPGSAPGAPTQPSAPADFAGGSSGPGAPGQFPFQSGPGAPGQYPGPPSAPGGFPPGPGIPGQYPAPGAPGQFPSSPGAPGQYPGQFPGQYPPEGAPGQLPGGPVPYPTGPFASGPGAPPGPYPNVPFPGSQPGGGNGMYGPGGPGAFPPPAGPGAFPAYSAGGFPPIPTGSWGPPAGGGFPPAPGPFGPGPGPMGPYGGPAAPGGMLMVPHDLPLHAGIMPQLLITIDGEPVPGGDRFSVDFIKGPDVVFHFNPRFHEQTIVRNSNLGGCWGPEEREGGFPFVQGRRFELKILVEEDSFKVAVDGTHLLEYEHRVGGLEEVTLLRVTGDIILHSAAPSMI
- the lgals3a gene encoding galectin-3 isoform X2, with translation MDLSLADALGDDIPSQTNPTKNSNPSAPASNPQPAANPGWPGSAPGAPTQPSAPADFAGGSSGPGAPGQFPFQSGPGAPGQYPGPPSAPGGFPPGPGIPGQYPAPGAPGQFPSSPGAPGQYPGQFPGQYPPEGAPGQLPGGPVPYPTGPFASGPGAPPGPYPNVPFPGSQPGGGNGMYGPGGPGAFPPPAGPGAFPAYSAGGFPPIPTGSWGPPAGGGFPPAPGPFGPGPGPMGPYGGPAAPGGMLPRYYPPYK